A stretch of DNA from Rhizobium sp. EC-SD404:
AAGCAGGCGTTGGCAAATCCCGACTGGTGCACGAATTCGTCGGCTCGCTTGGCTTCAAGGCCGTCACGATCATCGAAGCGGGCGCCGAGGAAATCAACGAGACTGTCAGCCACGAGCTCGTTAGGCGTCTCTTCCTGTCCCTTTTCGGCCTGTCCGGTGACGAAGATGCGGCAACGACTATGCGCGCGATCGATCGAAGCGTGAGCGCTTTCAAGCTCGACGAGCGACATCGAACCGCCTTTCTCTACGCTCTCGGCCAGGCGATCGACAACCCCTCATGGGCGCAAATGCAGGGGGCCGAGCGTGCCTTGCAGGTGCGCGAGGCCTGTCTTGCGGCGGTCCGCGGCGCCGCTGCGAAAAAGCCGCTTCTGATCCTGCTGGAAGACATGCATTGGGCGGATGCCTTGAGCCTTTCGGCCGTGCGCCAACTCATCGCCGGCATTGCGGGCCACCGGATCCTGTTGCTGTTGACATCGCGGCCGGGGCTCGACGCCGCGTGGGATAAGACGGGAAATGCCGCGGTCAGCGTCACGACGATGCGCCTCGCTCCGCTTTCCGAGGAACAGGGCCGCCGACTGGCGACATCCCTTATTGGCGACGATCCCAGCCTGCGCGATGTTCTTCAGCTAATATCCGAGCGCGCGGCCGGCATCCCACTCTTCATCGAGGAGATTGTCGGCCAGTTGCTTCAGCTGGAATCGCTCGTGGGCGCGCCTGGCGAGAGGCGTCTGATGAACGCCTCTCGGGATATTTCTCTGCCCGCCACCATCCAGTCCCTCGTGGCCGCCCGCATAGAGGGCATCGATCCGACCGCTCGTCTCCTGCTGCAGGCGGCGTCGGTCATCGGCGCGGTTGCTCCACGCGCCTTGCTGAAGCAGGTGTCTGGAACCGCTGAGGCCTTCGAAACGGCTCTGATGCAGTTGCGCCGGGCTGAACTGTTGTTCTTCGAGCGTGACGACGTCGAGGAACGCTACGTCTTCAAGCATGCGCTTATGCGCGAAGCGACCTACGCGTCGCTCGCCGCCGCTGATCGCAAGGCATTGCATGCCCGGACCCTGGCCGCCCTGTGCGAAACGGGTAACCCGAACCGTGTCGACAACCCCGAGGTCCTTGCGTACCACGCAGTGCGGGCCGAAGACTGGGAAAGCAGCACGACCTATCTGGTGGCCGCAGCCGACCGCGCCATCGAGCACTCGGGCTATGCGACCGCGGCGGAGTTCCTCGAGCAGGCCGTAGACACGGTAGCGCGGCTTCCTCATTCGCTGGACAACATCGCCACTGCAATCGACATTCGGACGCGCATGCGCGTGGCCTACATGGTCACCGGCCAGTTCGACAAGGCGATCCGGCGCCTGTCGGAAGCGCAAGCACTGGCCCGCGACAGCGGCGACACGGTGCGGCTCGCAGCCACGTTGCTGCACACAAGTTATGTCTTTTCGACCTACGGTCGCACCACGGAAGCGCTCGCGGCCGCAGCCGAAGCCCGCCATGTCGCCCTGATCAGCCTGGTTGACCGATACGTCGCCGAAGCCGATCTCGCCGCGGCACAGGCCCATATGATAATCGGCGCAGCGCGGCCCGCGCTGGAACTTCTGCTTCCGCATCGCGATGCCTTCACCCAACGTTGGGCCGACAGTCATCTTGGCTTTCTGATCACGCGATCCGTCTGGTATCGCGGCTCGCTCGCTTCGACCTTCGGTCTGCTCGGCAGAACTGCGGAGGCCGAAAGCGAGATTATCCAGTCGATCGGCCTTGCCGAGTCGACCGGACGGCCGATCGACCGCTACGCGGCTGGTTATTTCGAGAGTCTCGTGCGCATCGTATCGGGCTGTGATGAGCGATATCTGGAGAGGCTTGAGGGGCTGGCGAAGGAGAGCAGCGAGCGGGCGCCTTTTCCGTTTCATCCATGGCTCACTGCAACCCTCGGACACGCGCAGATCGCCAATGGAAACTTGGATGAGGCCCGTGTGACCCTGGAAGCTGCGCTTGAACTCGCTGAACACGCGAACATGCCGCACTTCATGGTCTACGCATCCGCGATGCTCGCCATTGCCAATGCCCGGCCGGGTGATGGAGCGAGCGTCGACGATCTACACGACGCCCTAGATGCTGCCCGTGTTACCGCAGACATGTGGATCGAGCACGAAGTTTTGATGGCGCTGGCGTCGATTTGTGAGGAACAGAATGCTTCCAACTGCGTCCGGCAGGCAGTCAAAGTAGCAGACTGCGCGGGATACGCGATCTTCGCCGCCCGCGCTTCTGCCAAGCTAGCGGCTGCCATGCTAACGGCAAAGGATCGCCAGACCGTCGAGCGCGACCGAGCGAGACGCTTGTGAGCCTCAACTAATCTCGAGACGGGGCACTCTGCATTCGAAATCTACGCAGTTTGTTCGCAAGATCAATAGCACCTTTCACTGCGTAGCAGTCCCCAAAGCCTGCCTTTCCGTTTCCGAACCCGGCTCGGTCGTTGGCGTCCGGTCCAGCAATCGTCCTTGGGAAATGTTTTCCCAGAACCGCTTTGGGGCCGCATCCTGACGGTCCGCTTTTGGGAAGCGCTTGGCAGTTAGCTGCCGTTTCGGGTCCGCCTTGTCAGGCGAAGTTTGCCTGGTCAGCACACGACCCCTTGTCTGCCATTCGCTGTTGACACTGGAAATCCCGAAAGCTGTCAATCGCACGATGAACAAGCCACTCCGCGGCGGCGATTTCGGGGGATGCGTCCAAAATGAGACGCTGACATTTGAAGCGCTATATGGCACCCAAGTAAGTATAATTACATACACCCGAAGAAAACTCAGGATCGACAGAGGGGCGATCGATGCACCCACGGTTTCTAGAGAAAATTGAGGGCCTTCACGCGTCGTACGAGAAGCTAGTGGCGATGACGCCGCACACTGGTACACCGCCACCAACAAAGATTCCCGTTAGCGGCGTCTACCTGTTTAGCGAAGGTGACGAGCCTCTGTACGTAGGGCGTTCAAATCGTCTGCGTGAGCGCTACTTCCTCCACACCCGAAAAGGGTCGCGCCACAACCAGGCAAGTTTCGCCTTCCGGATTGCAGCCCAACTGCTGGAACTTCCCGCCGCTCGCTATACGAGGGAGGGTGGTCGCAAGGAAATCGCCCTCACGGAAGATTTCATCCGGGAGTTTGCTACAGCCAAGATGCGTATCCGCAACATGAACTACCGCTATGTTGAGGAAACGGACCAGACGCGGCAGGCGCTGCTTGAAATCTACGTCGCAACCGTTCTGAACACCCCGTACAACGATTTTCGGGCCCACTGACATGCGGCGGCTCTACCACTTCCTAAAGGGCCCGTATGCGGTCGCCGCCATCGAGAAGCGGCGCTTACGCATCTCTCGCATCGAAGACCTCAATGACGCCTTTGAATTCATAGGTATCGCGCTCGACGAGAAGCGCGACCGGATCCACCTGTCCTCGTATCGCCGCCGGCTAGACATGGAGCAGGGCATTATCTGTATGAGCGAAACGTGGTCGAAGCCGCAAATGTGGGGACACTACGGCGACAGCTTTCGCGGAATGGCGCTGGGGTTTGATGTTTCGGAAGAGGACTTTATCAAAGTGCGGTACCGCAAAACCAAGCCGCGGTTGGCCGACCTCGGCCTTACTTCTTATGCCCAAATCGGGCCCGAACACTTAACGAAGTTGATGCGGATAAAGTCTGACGGTTGGGCATACGAAGAAGAGTGGCGCTGGCAACTACCGCTAGCGAATCCTCAAATTATCCACGGTCAAACTCATTACTTTCAGCCGTTCGGCCCCAACCTGCGGTTGAGGGAAGTCGTCGCCGGTCCGAAATTCCGCGAGCGTTCATACGAGCAGATGCAGGAGATGGTAAAGGGAATGGGCGTCGAGGTGCTGTTGGCACGCGGCGACTTCGCCAAATTCGAGATCACCCGTCAACGCCAACTCAGTTTGTGGCCGCCTGTCGGTCAGCAGACTTCATAACGGCGAACTGCTAGCTTTGGGCGTTTGGGGAGACATATGGGGAATTCGGGATCACGCTGGCTACGTTGGGAGCCGCATATTCATGCGCCGGGCACAGTTCTCAATGATCAGTTCAAGAGTACTGATACCAGGGCGGAGTATCTCGCCCGAATCGAGGCAGCCACGCCCCAAATACGCGCGCTTGGCGTCACCGACTACTACTTGCTCGACACCTATGAGGAAATTCGGGCCGCCAAATATCGCGACAATCGTCTGCCCCGCGTCGATCTGATTTTTCCAAATGTCGAGCTGCGCCTCGCCTTCGGAACGGTCAAGGGCAATTGGGTCAATTGTCATCTCCTTGTCAATCCTGAGGCGGCCGATCACGTCCAAGCGACGCAGCGCTTCCTCGCCCAGCTGACCTTTGATGCTTTCGGCGATCGTTTCACCTGTACACCCGAGGATCTGACCCGTCTGGGCGAAAAGGTCGATGCGAGTCTGTCCGGCCGGGCGGCGCTCGCCCGGGGCGCCACACAATTCAAGGTGAGCTTCGAACAGCTCGTCGAAGTCTATCGTGCAGTCGGCTGGGCGCACCAGAATATCCTCATCGCCGTGGCTGGAAGCGAGCATGACGGCACCTCCGGCATGCGGGGCGAGGCGGAAGGGGCACAACGCCAAGAGGTCGAGAAATTCGCGCATGTCATCTTCTCGAGCAGCCCCAGTCAGCGAGACTACTGGCTTGGTCGAAAGACCACTGAAGACGATATCCGAACCCGCTATGGCGGGTTGAAACCCTGCCTACATGGCAGCGACGCGCACGAGCCGGCCAAGATCGGCGTGCCGGACGGCGACCGCTTCTCCTGGGTCAAGGGTGGCGCTCATTTCGACAGTCTGAAACAGGCTGTCATTGATCCCTCCGGACGCGCCTATGTCGGTACGGCGCCGCCGACACGCGCGACGCCTTCGCAGGTCATTGCCCGCGTTACACTCAACGATGCGGACTGGGCATGCACTCCTCGGCTCGATCTCAATCCCGGCCTGGTGGCCATCATCGGCGCCCGCGGCTCTGGCAAGACCGCCCTGGCCGATGCCATCGCCGCCGGGTGCGATGCCGCCTCTGGTCAGCTGAGCGCGGCCTCGTTCCTGGTCCGAGCCGGCGATCTTCTGTCGGACGTGAGCGTGCGGCTCGATTGGGGCAGCGGCGATCCGTCTGAGCGCGCCCTTCTCGACTACGAATATGATCCGGAGCTCGACGGCCGCTTTGCCCGCGCGCTCTACCTGTCACAGAAGTTCGTGGAGGAGCTTTGTTCGGCCGACGGCATGACGGATGCGCTGCTCGCCGAAATCGAACGCGTCATCTTCGAGGCCCATCCCGAAAAGGACGGCACGTTCCGCTTCGATCAGCTCCTCGAGCTTCGCGCAAACCGTCATCGCCTCGCGCGTGAGCGGGAGGAAGAGGCCATCACATCGCTGTCCGATCAGATAGGCCTTGAGCGCGAAAAGCGGCGGCGGATCGCAGGGCTCAAGCAGCAACTGTCCCAGAAGGAGCAGACGGTAAAGGGGCTAGAGGCGGATCGGGACAAGCTCATCGTCAAGGGCAGCGAAGCGCGGGCGGCAAGCCTCACACTCATCGCCAACGCCGCTGAAAAGGTCCGATCCTATGTGCGGTACTACGTCAACCAGGAGAGCGCGTTGCTGTCCCTGCATGACGAGGTCACGGCGTTCCGACAGAACAAGGCGCCCGAGGCCCTGCGCGTCACCAAGGCCAGTTTCGTCGCAACGCGCCTCGAGGACAGCGACTGGGCCGCTTTCCTTCTCGAATACCATGGTGACGTCGACGCTGCGCTGAAGGCAAAACTGGACGCCGCGCAACGCAATGCCGCCAACTGGCGAGGCACAAAGCCGACTCCGACGAGCGACGTGAACCAGTCCTATCTGGCCGAGGGCGTTGACCCGATGAAGTTGCCACTTGCCGTCCTTGAGGCCGAAGCTGGCCGATTGCAGGCCCTCATCAACGTCGATACCGAGACGGCCGCCAAGTTTGCCGGCCTGATCAGACGGATCGCGGAGGAAAACACCCAGATCGACGAACTGCGAACCACCATTGCCGATTGCGAGGGCGCCGCCGAGCGAATGCGGGTGCTCAGTCAGCAACGTCAGGCCACCTACCTGCGCGTCTTCGCGTCGATCATCGCGGAGGAACATGTCCTTCGCGATCTCTATAAGCCTCTGGTCGACCGGCTACAGGCGGCCGAGGGCACCCTGCAGAAGCTGTCCTTCTCTGCCGCCCGCAAGGCGGACGTCAAACAGTGGGCCGCGCTTGGAGAAAAGCTGTTCGACCTGCGACGTGCCGGTGACTTCAAGGGCAAGGGCTCGATCGAGCAGTGGGCGAATGCACACATTCGCAATGCCTGGGAGGCAGGCGATGTGGCTGCCATCGACGAGGCGCTGCGGCACTTCACCGACGAATGGCAGGACGAACTGATGGCGGTTGCCAACGTGTCCGCCGATGATGCCGCCGGCCATCGGGCCTGGCTCATGCGCTTTGCCAAATGGCTGTTCAGCAGCGACCACATCCAGATCGAATACGGGATCGACTACGAAGGCACCGACATCACTAAGCTGTCTCCGGGCACCCGCGGCATCGTCCTTCTGCTGCTCTATCTTGCGCTGGATGAGGCAGATCACCGGCCTCTGATCATCGACCAGCCGGAGGAAAACCTCGATCCTAAGTCGATCTTCGACGAGCTGGTCACCCTGTTTGTTGCCGCCAAGGCCAAGCGGCAGGTCATCATGGTCACTCACAATGCGAACCTCGTCATCAACACCGACGCCGACCAGATCATCGTTGCGATCGCCGGATCGCATAGTCCTGGTGAGCTACCGCCGATCACCTACCTGTCAGGCGGACTGGAGGACGCTGACATGCGAAAGCACGTCTGCGATATTCTGGAAGGCGGCGAAGCGGCGTTCAAGGAGCGCGCGCGCCGCCTGCGCGTCCGGCTGGACCGCTAGTCCGCTCGTGGCCCATTAGGATTTCACCGCCACGGGCGCGGCGCGGCGCACAACTGAAAGCAGCGTCATGAAGCCGGAATCAGGAACGAGAGGTCAGAACGAATTTTCCGGCTGGTGCGAGCCGGAGCAATTCCATGTCCAGCGATCCGACCCGGACCGTCTCGGCTGGGACTTTATGCTCGAAGCCGATCCTGATCGATCAACTGATGTTCCTCTTGACCAGCAGAACGAGCTTCCGAAATTTCTCGTGCAGGTCAAAGCGACCGAACATGCGTCGACAATCCCGCGCATCAAACTCTCGGCGCTGAAACACCTTGTCGACGCTGACTTGCCCGCAGCGATCGCGATCCTCTTCTATTCAAAGGGTGGACGACGTTCGGTACGCCGTCTAATCGTTCCCGTCGATGAAGCAGTGATTGAGGACACCTTGCGCCGGGTGCGCGAGCAGGAGGCGCAGGGCAACCGCGCCATTCATACCATAAAGGTGCCGATCCCTACCGAACGCGCCCTAGAGATTGGTTGGGACGGGGAGGGGCTGTCGGCCGCCTTGCATGCCATGCTGGAAGGCCCCTTCGGCGACTACGTCGCGAGGAAGAGTCATTTCCGAAAGACCTGCGGTTTCGATGATGAACCAACGGTTGGCCGCTTCTTCATTCCCGGCCTTGATGGCCAGCATAAGCTGGGCGAGCTCTTCCTCGGCGGCCGACGGGAGCTTGAGGTAAATCACCTGACGATTGAGCGGCGGCGGTTCGGCATCGCTCTCGGCAACGACCTGCTCTATTTCCGCGATGCAATCCTCGAAATGAATGCGCCGCCGCTCCTTTACGCTTCGATTGAGCTCGAGTCGGACGCCGGTGAATGGATCGCCCTGCCTGTCGACGTTTTTGTGGTTCCGCCCTTCGTGGATGACCGCGAACACTCGCCGATCCGGCTGGCGAACAAATTCTTCGACGTCGCCCTAGACTTTGAAAAGGAATGGGCCGCGATCACCTTCAACTATGCCGGCGATCGCGAGGTCGACCTGGAAGAGGCGGTATCGATCGTGCAGGTTGGCGCCATCCTGGCTCGACCGAAAAAAACGCTAACGATTCATTTCAAAGATGCGCACATCGTGCTTCCCGCGACGGACGAGCAGGGCCCGTTCAGTCACTGGATACCAGTGGCGCCAACGCTGCGCCGAATCTGCTCGGCAATCAGTCGATCGGCGCGCCGGCCGCAAAGTCCGCTTCGGCTGGCGACGTTTTATGACTGGGTGGAGGAACATCAAGAAATCCTGGCGCTGGGTTCGACGCCGGGGGTCAACCTATTCTTCCCACGCTGGTCCGAGGACGGCATGGTCGATGAGCAGGACATTATCCTCACTCCGATGTCGGTTGAGCTGGCGGGCCTACAATACACTGCCCTCGTCGAGATCCCCATCATCGCGGCGAGCCGCGACGATACGGAAATCAAGATTGTTGGCGGTCAACCGCATGTGGTCGACGACGTCATCCGCGCTCCGGGCGCCGATACCTCGGATTTCCTCGACCTTGCCGTCGAGTCCTCCAAACGCCGCCGCAATATCAACGGGCCTGCTCTCGTCGCGGGCGGCATCGAGCCGGCAAAGCCCGTACAGCGGTAGCGTTGGGTCTGTTCAGGTGGTGCAAGTATAATCGCGGTTTGCAGGCCCTGTGGGCGACATGGAGTCCTACGGGCCTCAGCCAAATTTGGCGTTCGTGTCTCTGCTTCTCGCTGCAGAATGGCAGCTATCTGTACAGTTGGTGTCAAAATCTTACGGTCCGCTTTTACGACGCCCGATCCGGCAATCGAAGGACGGCCACTTTTTCAATTCTCAACCTAGAAGCTGCCCGACCGGAAACCACCCCGAAGTGGCCTATCATAACGCAAGCCGTGAGCGGCCATCCGCGCTCGGGTCCGGATGGCCGCTCTACGTCAGATCTCGGTTCTCTCGGCCAAGAGGAGCGCGTCCTCCACGTCGACGCCAAGGTAGCGGACCGTGTTCTCGATCTTGGAGTGACCAAGCAAGATCTGGATGGCGCGTATGTTCCCTGTCGCCCGATAGATCATCGAGGCCTTCGTGCGCCGAAGCGAGTGCGTGCCGTACTCCTCCGAACGCAGACCAATCGCGGTCACCCATTCGTCGACCAGCCGCGCGTACTGCCTGGTGCTCATGTGGCGGGAGTGGTCGACCCGGCTCGGGAATGCAAAGTCCTCGATCGAGCCTCTACGTCGTTCGAGCCACGCCAGAAGGCTGGCTCTCACGTCGCCAGTGATCTCGAACTGGACGGGACGACCGGTCTTCTGCTGAACAACGATCGAGCGAGTCCTGATCACTGTTCCGGCGACCACATCGCGGATCCTGATCTTGACCAGGTCACACCCGCGAAGCTTGCTGTCGATTGCCAGATCGAACAGCGCTCTGTCCCGAACGCGTCTCTCGCGATCGAGGAAAAAGCGAATTGCCCAGATCTGCTTCTGGGTGAACGGTCGCTTGGTGCCGACCTTCTTTCCGGCGTTCCAAGGTGCGCGCTCGCGGCTGGCATCATCGAATATGGAATGGCCCATGTGAGTTCTCCTCGGCCTTGATTGGCCAAGAGAGAAACGCCGCAGGTCACTGCCCGCTGAGGGGCCGTCTCCCGACGGTCCGCTTTTGGGCGACGAGGACCGAATAGCTGCCGTTGAGGGCGAGCTGATCTCACCGGCGCCTTGCGATCTCATCTCGGACTTGGATAGCATCATCTTCCGAAGATCGGGACAAAGCTCACCGTTGGCGCGGCAATCGGTACCGAAAGGTCAGCGTTGCGCCCCGCCCCTTTGGCGGACGGCTTAGAATCTCATCGCCAACTTTCATTTCTCCATACAGAACGTCGCAACAGGTCGGCATCGCGTGTTTACGGCCGGGATAACCGCCTAGCCTGCGGTGCAGCCAACCAGCATTCACATCAGTAACGGGCAAATCTCGCGAAGCGGCTTCCGATAGGACCCGATTGAGCTCTGCGACGAAATCATCTGTCGTGGGCATTTGCGGCCTCTATGCAGTTGACTTTCAACATGCGGGGCGCCGGCGGAATCTTGGATAAATACGCAAGAGTTGGTGACGGAGCTCATTGGTGGTTTAGCCCTATTCGCTCGTCAATCGAAGATGGGTTCGTAAAGGATCGTATCGCCATTTTTGATCCTGCTCGTTTGCGGCGTCAGAAGAGCGATGCCATCAGCATCGGCAAGCGATCGAAGGCTCGCGGTGGAGCCACGTCCAAGCATTTTGACAAGCCCTGCTTGACCATTCGGGGCAGTACTAAAGGAAACCGGGACGAACTCTGTTCGTCCAAGTGGTTTGTCATAATCAAAATCTGCAGTCGCGGGCTGCCAGGTTGGGTCAACCTCTTTCAAGCCTGCAAGCCGACGCAGTGCTGGCAACGCGATCATCCGGAAGGTAACCAGTGCGGCATTCGGGTTTCCTGGAAGGCCAAAAAAGAGGCTTCCATTGAGCTTGCC
This window harbors:
- a CDS encoding AAA family ATPase — protein: AGVGKSRLVHEFVGSLGFKAVTIIEAGAEEINETVSHELVRRLFLSLFGLSGDEDAATTMRAIDRSVSAFKLDERHRTAFLYALGQAIDNPSWAQMQGAERALQVREACLAAVRGAAAKKPLLILLEDMHWADALSLSAVRQLIAGIAGHRILLLLTSRPGLDAAWDKTGNAAVSVTTMRLAPLSEEQGRRLATSLIGDDPSLRDVLQLISERAAGIPLFIEEIVGQLLQLESLVGAPGERRLMNASRDISLPATIQSLVAARIEGIDPTARLLLQAASVIGAVAPRALLKQVSGTAEAFETALMQLRRAELLFFERDDVEERYVFKHALMREATYASLAAADRKALHARTLAALCETGNPNRVDNPEVLAYHAVRAEDWESSTTYLVAAADRAIEHSGYATAAEFLEQAVDTVARLPHSLDNIATAIDIRTRMRVAYMVTGQFDKAIRRLSEAQALARDSGDTVRLAATLLHTSYVFSTYGRTTEALAAAAEARHVALISLVDRYVAEADLAAAQAHMIIGAARPALELLLPHRDAFTQRWADSHLGFLITRSVWYRGSLASTFGLLGRTAEAESEIIQSIGLAESTGRPIDRYAAGYFESLVRIVSGCDERYLERLEGLAKESSERAPFPFHPWLTATLGHAQIANGNLDEARVTLEAALELAEHANMPHFMVYASAMLAIANARPGDGASVDDLHDALDAARVTADMWIEHEVLMALASICEEQNASNCVRQAVKVADCAGYAIFAARASAKLAAAMLTAKDRQTVERDRARRL
- a CDS encoding DUF2971 domain-containing protein; this translates as MRRLYHFLKGPYAVAAIEKRRLRISRIEDLNDAFEFIGIALDEKRDRIHLSSYRRRLDMEQGIICMSETWSKPQMWGHYGDSFRGMALGFDVSEEDFIKVRYRKTKPRLADLGLTSYAQIGPEHLTKLMRIKSDGWAYEEEWRWQLPLANPQIIHGQTHYFQPFGPNLRLREVVAGPKFRERSYEQMQEMVKGMGVEVLLARGDFAKFEITRQRQLSLWPPVGQQTS
- a CDS encoding TrlF family AAA-like ATPase — protein: MGNSGSRWLRWEPHIHAPGTVLNDQFKSTDTRAEYLARIEAATPQIRALGVTDYYLLDTYEEIRAAKYRDNRLPRVDLIFPNVELRLAFGTVKGNWVNCHLLVNPEAADHVQATQRFLAQLTFDAFGDRFTCTPEDLTRLGEKVDASLSGRAALARGATQFKVSFEQLVEVYRAVGWAHQNILIAVAGSEHDGTSGMRGEAEGAQRQEVEKFAHVIFSSSPSQRDYWLGRKTTEDDIRTRYGGLKPCLHGSDAHEPAKIGVPDGDRFSWVKGGAHFDSLKQAVIDPSGRAYVGTAPPTRATPSQVIARVTLNDADWACTPRLDLNPGLVAIIGARGSGKTALADAIAAGCDAASGQLSAASFLVRAGDLLSDVSVRLDWGSGDPSERALLDYEYDPELDGRFARALYLSQKFVEELCSADGMTDALLAEIERVIFEAHPEKDGTFRFDQLLELRANRHRLAREREEEAITSLSDQIGLEREKRRRIAGLKQQLSQKEQTVKGLEADRDKLIVKGSEARAASLTLIANAAEKVRSYVRYYVNQESALLSLHDEVTAFRQNKAPEALRVTKASFVATRLEDSDWAAFLLEYHGDVDAALKAKLDAAQRNAANWRGTKPTPTSDVNQSYLAEGVDPMKLPLAVLEAEAGRLQALINVDTETAAKFAGLIRRIAEENTQIDELRTTIADCEGAAERMRVLSQQRQATYLRVFASIIAEEHVLRDLYKPLVDRLQAAEGTLQKLSFSAARKADVKQWAALGEKLFDLRRAGDFKGKGSIEQWANAHIRNAWEAGDVAAIDEALRHFTDEWQDELMAVANVSADDAAGHRAWLMRFAKWLFSSDHIQIEYGIDYEGTDITKLSPGTRGIVLLLLYLALDEADHRPLIIDQPEENLDPKSIFDELVTLFVAAKAKRQVIMVTHNANLVINTDADQIIVAIAGSHSPGELPPITYLSGGLEDADMRKHVCDILEGGEAAFKERARRLRVRLDR
- a CDS encoding tyrosine-type recombinase/integrase; the protein is MGHSIFDDASRERAPWNAGKKVGTKRPFTQKQIWAIRFFLDRERRVRDRALFDLAIDSKLRGCDLVKIRIRDVVAGTVIRTRSIVVQQKTGRPVQFEITGDVRASLLAWLERRRGSIEDFAFPSRVDHSRHMSTRQYARLVDEWVTAIGLRSEEYGTHSLRRTKASMIYRATGNIRAIQILLGHSKIENTVRYLGVDVEDALLLAERTEI